The Pseudomonas parafulva genome includes a window with the following:
- a CDS encoding type III PLP-dependent enzyme → MSIQVEDYFARDTFQKMKAFADKQETPFVLIDTQMISKAYDDLRAGFEFAKVYYAVKANPAVEIIDLLKDKGSNFDIASIYELDKVMNQGVSADRISYGNTIKKSKDIRYFFEKGVRLYATDSEADLRNIAKAAPGSKVYVRILTEGSTTADWPLSRKFGCQTDMAMDLLILARDLGLVPYGISFHVGSQQRDISVWDAAIAKVKVIFERLKEEDGIELKLINMGGGFPANYITRTNSLETYAEEIIRFLKEDFGDDLPEIILEPGRSLIANAGILVSEVVLVARKSRTAVERWIYTDVGKFSGLIETMDESIKFPIWTEKKGETEEVVIAGPTCDSADIMYEHYKYGLPLNLAIGDRLYWLSTGAYTTSYSAVEFNGFPPLKAYYL, encoded by the coding sequence ATGTCGATCCAGGTCGAAGACTATTTCGCACGCGACACCTTCCAGAAGATGAAGGCGTTTGCCGACAAACAGGAAACGCCGTTCGTACTCATCGATACCCAGATGATCAGCAAGGCTTATGACGACCTGCGCGCCGGCTTCGAATTCGCCAAGGTGTACTACGCCGTCAAGGCCAATCCAGCCGTCGAGATCATCGACCTGCTCAAGGACAAGGGCTCGAACTTCGACATCGCCTCCATCTACGAGCTGGACAAGGTGATGAACCAGGGTGTCAGCGCCGATCGCATCAGCTACGGCAACACCATCAAGAAATCCAAGGACATTCGTTACTTCTTCGAGAAGGGTGTGCGCCTGTACGCCACCGACTCCGAGGCCGACCTGCGCAACATCGCCAAGGCCGCGCCGGGCTCGAAGGTGTATGTGCGTATCCTGACCGAAGGCTCCACCACTGCCGACTGGCCGCTGTCGCGCAAGTTCGGTTGCCAGACCGACATGGCCATGGACCTGTTGATCCTCGCCCGTGACCTGGGCCTGGTGCCCTATGGCATCTCCTTCCATGTGGGCTCGCAACAGCGCGACATCAGCGTGTGGGACGCCGCTATCGCCAAGGTGAAGGTGATCTTCGAGCGACTCAAGGAAGAAGACGGCATCGAACTGAAGCTGATCAACATGGGCGGCGGCTTCCCGGCCAACTACATCACCCGTACCAACAGCCTGGAAACCTACGCCGAGGAGATCATTCGCTTCCTCAAGGAAGACTTCGGCGACGACTTGCCGGAAATCATCCTGGAGCCGGGCCGTTCGCTGATTGCCAACGCCGGCATCCTGGTCAGCGAAGTGGTGCTGGTAGCACGCAAGTCGCGCACGGCCGTCGAGCGCTGGATCTACACCGACGTCGGCAAATTCTCGGGCCTGATCGAAACCATGGACGAGTCCATCAAGTTCCCGATCTGGACCGAGAAAAAGGGCGAAACCGAGGAAGTGGTCATCGCCGGCCCTACCTGTGACAGCGCCGACATCATGTACGAGCACTACAAGTATGGTCTGCCGCTGAACCTGGCAATCGGCGATCGCCTGTACTGGCTGTCGACCGGTGCCTACACCACCAGCTACAGCGCGGTGGAGTTCAATGGGTTCCCGCCGCTCAAAGCCTACTATCTGTAA
- a CDS encoding PepSY domain-containing protein codes for MLKKTLFQLHWLFGITAGLVLAVMGITGALYSFQDELLSALNADVLRVEVRPDGVLPPAELVQRVESQQHDKVAMLWVDVREGEAARIFFTPAPGERRGPLRYADPYTGQLLGEVSGQGFFTLMLTLHRFLAMGDTGRQITGASTLLLVFFCLSGLYLRWPRHATNWRTWLTLDWAKKGRAFNWDLHAVAGTWCLLFYLLFALTGLFWSYEWYREGLNRLLADPPVAGQPQPQLKKDRRSGAASIDPKAPALNVDYDAIWASLRNAAGPRLASYNLRLPPVGGQPANLFYLLDNADHPRAFDTLVLDPASGKVSLHERYSDKSFKAQLLQSVYALHVGEYFGLVGRIVLTLASLAMPVFFVTGWLLYLDRRRKKRQVRAARRHVTPDEVNSESWLIGYASQSGMAEQLAWQSAGQLQAAGLPVQVKALGTLCEEDLRAARRALFVVSTFGDAEAPDNARGFERNVLGQPLPLQTLSYALLALGDRQYPQFCGFARRLQTWLTERGARCAFDPVEVDNADQAALQQWHQALALLTGTAPVSAWQAPRFGNWSLTRRELLNPGSQGQPVYLLGLQAQEPAVWEAGDLVEIMPLNGRSRVDAFVKGLGLDADTRVQVEGVGETLAQALAGRQLPAVGGHLVGLHAQAVVDALVPLGSRDYSIASIASDGVLELIVRQERHPSGDLGVGSGWLTEYLPLDGTLSLRLKRNSGFHMPQGNVPMILIGNGTGLAGLRSLLRARVAAGERRNWLLYGERNRAHDFLCGNELQGLLAAGDLARLDLAFSRDQAEKIYVQDVLLQQAALFERWMDEGACVYVCGSLQGMAAGVDAALAGLLGDAAVQRLIEEGRYRRDVY; via the coding sequence GTGCTGAAGAAGACGCTGTTCCAGCTGCATTGGTTATTCGGCATCACGGCCGGGCTGGTACTTGCAGTAATGGGTATCACTGGGGCGCTCTATTCGTTTCAGGACGAACTGCTGAGCGCGCTCAATGCCGATGTGCTGCGCGTAGAGGTACGGCCTGACGGCGTGCTGCCGCCTGCTGAGTTGGTGCAACGTGTCGAATCCCAGCAACACGACAAGGTCGCCATGCTGTGGGTCGACGTTCGTGAAGGCGAAGCCGCGAGGATCTTTTTCACCCCTGCACCGGGCGAGCGGCGCGGTCCGTTGCGCTACGCAGACCCGTATACGGGCCAGCTGCTGGGCGAGGTGTCGGGGCAAGGCTTCTTCACCCTCATGCTTACGCTTCACCGCTTTCTGGCCATGGGCGACACGGGCAGGCAGATCACCGGTGCCTCGACGCTGCTGCTGGTGTTCTTCTGCCTGTCGGGCCTGTACCTGCGGTGGCCGCGCCATGCCACAAACTGGCGAACCTGGCTGACGCTGGATTGGGCCAAAAAAGGCCGTGCGTTCAACTGGGACCTGCACGCCGTAGCAGGCACCTGGTGCCTGCTCTTCTACCTGTTGTTCGCCCTGACGGGCCTGTTCTGGTCCTACGAATGGTACCGGGAGGGTCTGAACCGGCTACTGGCCGATCCGCCGGTCGCCGGGCAGCCGCAGCCGCAACTGAAAAAAGACCGGCGCTCCGGAGCTGCGTCTATCGACCCAAAGGCACCGGCGCTGAACGTCGACTACGACGCCATCTGGGCCAGCCTGCGCAACGCCGCAGGTCCACGCCTTGCCAGTTACAACCTGCGCCTGCCCCCAGTCGGCGGTCAACCTGCCAATCTGTTCTATCTGCTGGATAACGCCGACCATCCCAGGGCCTTCGACACCTTGGTCCTGGACCCTGCCAGTGGCAAGGTCAGCCTTCACGAACGCTACAGTGATAAATCATTCAAGGCCCAATTGCTCCAGAGCGTGTACGCACTGCATGTCGGGGAATACTTTGGCCTGGTTGGGCGCATCGTCCTGACCTTGGCCAGCCTGGCCATGCCGGTCTTCTTCGTCACAGGCTGGCTGCTCTACCTGGATCGACGGCGCAAGAAACGTCAGGTTAGGGCTGCCCGCCGCCACGTGACCCCCGATGAAGTCAACAGCGAGAGCTGGCTGATCGGCTACGCCAGCCAGAGTGGTATGGCCGAGCAGCTGGCCTGGCAAAGCGCCGGGCAACTACAGGCGGCAGGCTTGCCAGTGCAGGTCAAGGCGTTGGGTACGTTGTGTGAAGAAGATCTGCGTGCGGCACGCCGTGCGTTGTTCGTCGTCAGTACCTTCGGGGATGCAGAAGCCCCTGACAACGCGCGAGGCTTTGAGCGCAACGTGCTGGGTCAGCCTTTGCCCTTGCAGACCCTCAGCTATGCCCTGCTGGCGCTGGGTGATCGTCAATACCCACAGTTCTGCGGGTTCGCCCGTCGGCTTCAGACGTGGTTGACCGAGCGTGGTGCTCGCTGTGCATTTGACCCCGTGGAGGTCGACAACGCCGATCAGGCAGCCCTTCAGCAGTGGCATCAGGCGCTGGCGCTTCTGACCGGCACCGCGCCGGTATCCGCTTGGCAAGCCCCCCGTTTCGGCAACTGGTCGCTGACCCGCCGTGAATTGCTCAACCCTGGCAGCCAGGGCCAGCCGGTGTATCTGCTCGGCCTGCAGGCGCAGGAGCCTGCTGTGTGGGAAGCCGGCGACCTGGTGGAGATTATGCCGCTCAATGGTCGGTCGAGGGTCGATGCCTTCGTCAAAGGCCTGGGCCTGGACGCCGACACGCGAGTGCAGGTCGAGGGGGTGGGAGAAACGCTCGCTCAGGCACTGGCAGGCCGTCAGTTACCTGCCGTCGGTGGGCATCTGGTCGGGCTGCATGCCCAGGCGGTGGTGGACGCACTGGTGCCGCTCGGCAGCCGCGACTATTCCATCGCCTCGATTGCCAGTGACGGGGTGCTGGAGCTGATCGTGCGCCAGGAGCGACACCCAAGTGGCGACTTGGGCGTAGGCTCTGGTTGGCTGACCGAATACCTGCCGCTCGATGGCACACTGAGCCTGAGGCTAAAGCGCAACAGTGGCTTCCATATGCCCCAGGGCAATGTACCGATGATCCTGATCGGCAACGGTACTGGCCTGGCGGGCCTGCGCAGTCTGCTAAGGGCCCGCGTCGCTGCGGGCGAGCGGCGTAACTGGCTACTGTACGGCGAACGCAATCGCGCCCATGATTTTCTGTGTGGCAACGAGCTGCAAGGGTTGCTCGCCGCTGGGGATCTGGCACGGCTGGACCTGGCGTTCTCTCGCGACCAGGCCGAAAAAATCTACGTGCAGGATGTGTTGTTGCAACAGGCCGCGCTGTTCGAACGCTGGATGGATGAAGGTGCCTGCGTGTACGTCTGCGGTAGCCTGCAGGGCATGGCCGCTGGCGTCGATGCGGCACTTGCAGGCCTGCTTGGAGATGCTGCCGTGCAACGTCTGATCGAAGAGGGGCGATACCGGCGGGATGTGTACTGA
- a CDS encoding amidohydrolase, producing the protein MRDLSTLPDLRLALVQTTLAWHDREANFAHFDVLLEQVGEVDLVILPEMFTTGFSMQSESLAEPENGPTYKWLKAQAKRCNAVVTGSVIIQAADGSHRNRLLWARPDGEILHYDKRHLFRMAGEHEHYTPGERQVQFELKGWRIRPLICYDLRFPVWSRDATDTDLLLYTANWPAARRLHWNRLLPARGIENLCYVAAVNRVGIDGKSFAYSGDSQVLDFQGESLLSAGEADGVFTVVLSASELAAYRAKFPANLDADTFELH; encoded by the coding sequence ATGCGCGATCTAAGTACGCTGCCAGACCTCAGGCTGGCTCTGGTGCAGACCACCCTGGCCTGGCACGACCGGGAAGCCAACTTCGCCCATTTCGACGTGCTGCTTGAGCAGGTGGGGGAGGTGGACCTGGTGATCTTGCCGGAAATGTTCACCACCGGGTTTTCCATGCAGTCCGAAAGCCTCGCCGAGCCGGAGAATGGCCCCACGTACAAGTGGCTCAAGGCTCAGGCGAAGAGGTGCAACGCCGTGGTCACGGGAAGCGTGATCATTCAGGCGGCCGATGGCAGCCACCGTAACCGCCTGCTCTGGGCAAGGCCTGATGGCGAGATCCTGCACTACGACAAGCGTCACCTGTTCCGCATGGCCGGTGAGCACGAGCACTACACGCCAGGCGAGCGGCAGGTGCAGTTCGAGCTCAAGGGCTGGCGCATTCGCCCGCTCATTTGCTACGACCTGCGCTTCCCGGTCTGGAGCCGGGATGCCACCGACACCGACCTGCTGTTGTACACAGCCAACTGGCCGGCGGCGCGGCGTCTGCACTGGAACCGCCTATTGCCGGCGCGAGGGATCGAAAACCTGTGCTATGTGGCGGCGGTGAACCGGGTGGGCATTGACGGCAAGAGCTTCGCGTACAGCGGTGACAGCCAGGTGCTGGATTTTCAGGGCGAGAGCTTGCTCAGTGCTGGAGAGGCCGATGGCGTGTTCACCGTGGTATTGAGTGCCTCGGAACTGGCCGCTTACAGAGCCAAGTTCCCGGCCAACCTGGATGCCGATACCTTCGAGTTGCACTGA
- a CDS encoding pyridoxal phosphate-dependent aminotransferase, with product MIPSKLPNVGTTIFTTMSELAAQTGALNLSQGFPDFNGPQALLESVGRHVMAGHNQYAPMSGLAALRQQVALKVKRLYGATVDPDHEVTITPGATEAIFCAIQAVVRPGDEVIIFDPCYDSYAPSVALAGGRCVHLQLDPSDFAIDWQQFADALTPRTRLVVLNSPHNPSGALLSRKDLDQLAQLIANRDIYVLSDEVYEHLVYDDVQHACVLAHEQLYRRAFVVSSFGKTYHVTGWKTGYVIAPPALTTELRKVHQYVNFCGVTPLQYALADFMAEHPEHVDALPAFYQAKRDLCCGLLQDSRFRFTPTAGTYFQLVDYSHIRPDLDDVQMATWLTREHGVATIPISVFYQQAVPGQRLLRLCFAKREETLRQAAEKLCAI from the coding sequence ATGATCCCCAGCAAATTGCCGAACGTCGGCACGACCATCTTTACCACCATGTCAGAGCTCGCCGCCCAGACCGGGGCGCTGAACCTTTCGCAGGGCTTCCCGGATTTCAACGGGCCCCAGGCCCTGCTCGAGTCGGTGGGCCGACATGTCATGGCGGGTCACAATCAATACGCGCCAATGTCGGGCCTTGCAGCCTTACGCCAGCAGGTGGCCTTGAAGGTCAAGCGCCTCTATGGTGCGACGGTAGACCCCGACCATGAAGTGACGATTACGCCCGGCGCGACGGAGGCGATCTTCTGCGCTATCCAGGCTGTTGTGCGGCCAGGGGACGAGGTCATCATCTTCGACCCCTGTTACGACAGCTACGCGCCCTCGGTGGCACTGGCCGGGGGCCGTTGCGTGCATCTGCAGCTGGACCCCAGCGACTTTGCCATCGATTGGCAGCAGTTCGCGGACGCACTTACGCCACGCACACGTCTGGTCGTGCTCAACTCGCCCCATAACCCAAGCGGTGCCTTGCTGTCCCGGAAGGATCTGGACCAGCTGGCGCAGCTGATCGCCAATCGAGACATCTACGTACTGAGCGATGAAGTCTACGAGCACCTGGTCTATGACGACGTGCAGCATGCTTGCGTACTGGCTCACGAGCAGCTCTACAGACGTGCGTTCGTGGTCAGTTCCTTTGGCAAGACATATCACGTCACCGGCTGGAAGACGGGCTATGTCATCGCACCGCCGGCCCTCACCACCGAACTGCGCAAGGTGCATCAATACGTCAACTTTTGTGGCGTGACTCCTTTGCAGTACGCCCTGGCTGACTTCATGGCCGAGCATCCCGAACATGTCGATGCGTTACCGGCTTTCTATCAAGCCAAGCGCGACCTGTGCTGCGGCTTGTTGCAAGATTCGCGATTCAGGTTCACCCCCACGGCCGGCACTTATTTTCAGCTGGTTGATTATTCGCATATTCGTCCGGACCTCGATGACGTGCAGATGGCGACGTGGTTGACCCGCGAGCATGGTGTGGCCACCATCCCGATCTCGGTGTTCTATCAGCAAGCTGTTCCCGGTCAACGGCTGCTGCGCCTGTGCTTTGCCAAACGAGAGGAGACGCTGCGTCAGGCAGCGGAGAAACTATGCGCGATCTAA
- the der gene encoding ribosome biogenesis GTPase Der yields the protein MVPVIALVGRPNVGKSTMFNRLTKTRDAIVGDLSGLTRDRQYGDASWQGRSFILIDTGGITGDEVGMDEKMAEQSLMAIEEADYVLFLVDARAGMTAADQMIAEHLRKRNKAAILVANKIDNIDADVARAEFSPMGMGNAIPVAGSQGRGINALMEAVLGHLPRDAEEEALDQDVAEGEEAVRIPGPSEKDGIKIAIIGRPNVGKSTLVNRMLGEERVVVYDEPGTTRDSIYIPFERDGDKYTFIDTAGVRKRGKIHEEVEKFSVVKTLQAIKDANVVIFVMDAREGVVDHDLNLLGFALEAGRAIVIALNKWDGMEPGERAYVKTELERRLFFVDFADIHFISALHGTGVGNLYKSVQAAFTSAVTRWPTSRLTQILEDAVSEHQPPLVNGRRIKLRYAHLGGANPPLIVIHGNQTDSIPKSYSRYLENTYRRVLKLVGTPIRIEYKGGENPYEGKKNTLTDRQVNKKRRLMSHHKKAEKKRRDKR from the coding sequence ATGGTTCCCGTAATCGCCCTGGTGGGCCGCCCGAACGTCGGCAAATCCACCATGTTCAACCGCCTGACCAAGACCCGCGATGCCATCGTGGGTGACCTGTCGGGCCTGACCCGTGATCGCCAGTACGGCGATGCCAGCTGGCAGGGTCGCTCCTTCATCCTCATCGACACCGGTGGCATCACCGGTGATGAAGTGGGCATGGACGAAAAAATGGCCGAGCAGTCGCTCATGGCCATCGAAGAAGCCGACTATGTGCTGTTCCTGGTCGATGCCCGTGCAGGCATGACGGCGGCAGACCAAATGATTGCCGAGCACCTGCGCAAGCGCAACAAGGCGGCGATCCTGGTCGCCAACAAGATCGACAATATCGACGCTGACGTTGCCCGCGCCGAGTTCTCGCCGATGGGCATGGGCAATGCCATTCCGGTAGCAGGCTCCCAGGGTCGAGGTATCAATGCGTTGATGGAGGCCGTACTCGGCCACTTGCCGCGCGATGCCGAAGAAGAAGCCTTGGACCAGGATGTCGCCGAAGGCGAAGAGGCCGTGCGCATCCCTGGCCCAAGCGAAAAGGATGGCATCAAGATCGCCATCATTGGTCGCCCCAACGTCGGCAAGTCGACCCTGGTCAACCGCATGCTCGGTGAAGAGCGCGTGGTGGTTTACGACGAGCCGGGTACCACCCGCGACAGTATCTACATCCCGTTCGAGCGTGATGGTGACAAGTACACCTTCATCGACACCGCCGGTGTGCGCAAGCGCGGCAAGATCCACGAGGAAGTCGAAAAGTTCTCGGTGGTCAAGACGCTGCAGGCGATCAAGGACGCCAACGTGGTGATCTTCGTCATGGATGCTCGCGAAGGTGTGGTCGATCATGACCTGAACCTGCTGGGCTTTGCCCTGGAAGCTGGCCGCGCCATCGTCATCGCCCTGAACAAGTGGGATGGCATGGAGCCGGGTGAGCGTGCCTATGTGAAGACCGAACTGGAGCGCCGGCTGTTCTTCGTTGACTTCGCCGATATCCACTTCATTTCGGCCCTGCACGGCACCGGCGTGGGCAACCTGTACAAGTCGGTGCAGGCCGCATTCACCTCGGCTGTGACCCGCTGGCCGACCAGCCGTCTGACGCAGATCCTCGAAGACGCCGTCAGCGAGCACCAGCCGCCGCTGGTCAACGGCCGTCGCATCAAACTGCGTTATGCGCACCTGGGTGGGGCCAACCCGCCGCTGATCGTGATCCATGGCAACCAAACCGACAGCATTCCCAAGTCGTACTCGCGTTACCTGGAAAACACCTACCGTCGCGTGCTCAAGCTGGTCGGCACGCCGATTCGCATCGAGTACAAGGGCGGTGAGAACCCGTACGAGGGCAAGAAGAACACCCTCACAGACCGCCAGGTCAACAAGAAGCGTCGCTTGATGTCGCACCACAAGAAGGCTGAGAAGAAACGTCGCGATAAGCGATAG
- the bamB gene encoding outer membrane protein assembly factor BamB: protein MIGWKQAAVLTLAVLAAGCSSNSKKELPPAELTKFTEEVVLKKQWSRSIGDGQGETYNTLVPAIENDRIYASDVTGDVYALDRITGNVVWNKDLDLPVSGAVGVGYGLVMLGTLKGEVIALDSSTGEERWRARVTSEVLAPPANNGDVVVVQTQDDRLIGLDAATGDRRWIYESTPAVLTLRGTGAPVVTNRLAVAGLSTGKVVAVDISNGVPVWESRVAIPQGRSELERVVDIDGGLLLSGGTLYVSTYQGRVAGLDLESGRVLWQRDASSYVGVAQGFGNVYVSEASGTVESVDERSSSALWSNDAMARRQLTAPEVYSSYVAVGDFEGYLHLLSQVDGRFVGRERVDSSGLRARPLVVGDTIYVFGNSGKLEALTIR, encoded by the coding sequence GTGATCGGTTGGAAACAAGCAGCAGTGCTGACCTTGGCGGTATTGGCCGCAGGGTGCAGCAGCAACAGCAAGAAGGAACTGCCTCCTGCCGAGCTGACCAAGTTCACCGAGGAAGTGGTGCTCAAGAAGCAGTGGAGCCGCTCCATCGGTGATGGCCAGGGTGAAACCTACAATACCCTCGTGCCGGCCATCGAGAATGACCGGATCTATGCCTCCGACGTCACTGGGGATGTCTATGCCCTGGACCGCATCACGGGCAACGTGGTGTGGAACAAGGACCTTGACCTGCCGGTTTCCGGTGCGGTTGGCGTAGGCTATGGCCTGGTGATGCTCGGCACCCTCAAGGGTGAAGTGATCGCCCTGGATTCGAGCACCGGTGAGGAGCGCTGGCGCGCCCGCGTGACCAGCGAAGTGCTGGCGCCTCCGGCCAACAACGGTGATGTAGTGGTGGTGCAGACCCAGGACGATCGCCTGATCGGGCTGGATGCCGCCACTGGTGACCGTCGCTGGATCTATGAAAGCACCCCGGCGGTACTGACCCTTCGCGGCACCGGCGCGCCCGTCGTGACCAACCGCCTGGCAGTCGCGGGCCTTTCCACCGGCAAGGTCGTGGCAGTCGACATCAGCAATGGCGTACCTGTATGGGAAAGCCGTGTGGCGATCCCGCAGGGCCGTTCGGAGCTTGAGCGTGTCGTCGACATCGACGGCGGCCTGCTGCTTTCTGGTGGTACCCTGTACGTCAGCACGTACCAGGGGCGCGTTGCGGGCCTGGACTTGGAAAGCGGCCGCGTGCTCTGGCAGCGTGATGCCTCCAGCTACGTAGGGGTCGCCCAAGGCTTTGGCAACGTCTACGTGAGCGAAGCCTCGGGTACCGTGGAAAGCGTCGATGAGCGATCCTCTAGCGCCTTGTGGTCCAACGATGCCATGGCCCGTCGCCAGCTGACCGCCCCCGAGGTGTACAGCAGCTACGTGGCAGTAGGCGACTTCGAAGGCTACCTGCACCTGCTCAGCCAGGTCGACGGTCGCTTCGTTGGCCGTGAGCGTGTCGACAGCAGTGGCCTGCGCGCACGGCCACTGGTGGTTGGGGATACCATCTATGTCTTCGGCAACAGCGGCAAGCTCGAGGCACTGACTATCCGCTGA
- a CDS encoding tetratricopeptide repeat protein — protein sequence MSSTDDDDLAGVKDWWNRNGKPLLTGALLAGVVVLGWNTWHKYQNNQSQGASQLYQALLETSLTPTGQPDATRVAELAGKLKSEFGGTTYAQYGSLFVAKVAVESGKLDDAAGELKAIVDKPADATLGEIARQRLARVLAAQNKAEDALKLLDGDAEKAFLASREELKGDLLVQLGRTADAHGAYEKAKAALSDEAAVGGLQLKLDDLARGDA from the coding sequence GTGTCGAGTACCGATGATGATGACCTGGCAGGGGTCAAGGACTGGTGGAACCGTAACGGCAAGCCGCTGCTGACCGGCGCGCTGCTCGCCGGCGTGGTGGTGCTGGGGTGGAACACCTGGCACAAGTACCAGAACAACCAGTCGCAAGGTGCCTCGCAGCTGTATCAGGCGCTGTTGGAAACCAGCCTCACGCCTACGGGTCAGCCGGACGCCACCCGGGTTGCGGAACTGGCCGGCAAGCTCAAGAGCGAGTTCGGCGGCACGACCTATGCCCAGTACGGCAGCCTGTTCGTGGCCAAGGTAGCGGTCGAGAGCGGCAAGCTCGACGATGCCGCTGGCGAGCTCAAGGCTATTGTGGACAAGCCAGCAGACGCCACCCTTGGCGAGATCGCACGCCAGCGTCTGGCCCGTGTGCTGGCTGCCCAGAACAAGGCCGAGGATGCCCTCAAGTTGCTGGATGGGGATGCCGAGAAAGCCTTCCTCGCCAGTCGCGAGGAGTTGAAAGGGGACCTGCTGGTACAGCTGGGCCGCACTGCTGACGCGCACGGTGCCTACGAAAAGGCCAAGGCTGCGTTGTCCGACGAGGCGGCAGTGGGTGGCTTGCAGTTGAAGCTCGATGATCTGGCCAGAGGGGACGCGTAA
- the hisS gene encoding histidine--tRNA ligase, with translation MSKSLQAIRGMNDILPEQSPLWRYFEGTVAGLLDTYGYSQIRTPIVEFTELFKRSIGEVTDIVEKEMYTFEDRNGDSLTLRPEGTAACVRAVLEHGITGNGQVQKLWYIGQMFRHERPQKGRYRQFHQIGVEVFNLDGPDIDAELIMLTWRLWGLLGIQDAVKLELNSLGTSQARARYRDALVEFLSARLEQLDEDSQRRLKSNPLRILDSKDTNTQAVLVDAPKLEDYLDEESRAHFVGLKARLDAAGIPFVLNTKLVRGLDYYSKTVFEWVTDKLGAQGTVCAGGRYDGLVEQMGGKPTPGVGFAMGIERLILLLETLGKVPDSISRQVDVYLCAFGEQAELAGLRLSEAVRDRLPGLRLAVNAGGGSFKSQFKKADKSGALFALILGDDELAKQEVGFKPLRGQGEQQNIAWDALAGHLETAIAHA, from the coding sequence GTGAGCAAATCGCTGCAAGCCATCCGTGGCATGAACGACATCCTGCCTGAGCAGTCGCCGTTGTGGCGCTATTTCGAAGGTACCGTTGCCGGCCTGCTGGACACCTACGGGTACAGCCAGATCCGCACGCCCATCGTGGAATTCACCGAGCTGTTCAAGCGCTCGATCGGTGAAGTGACCGATATTGTCGAAAAGGAGATGTACACCTTCGAGGACCGCAACGGCGACTCGCTCACGTTGCGTCCGGAAGGGACGGCGGCCTGCGTCCGCGCGGTGCTGGAGCATGGCATCACCGGTAATGGCCAGGTGCAGAAGCTGTGGTACATCGGGCAAATGTTCCGCCACGAGCGCCCCCAGAAGGGCCGCTACCGGCAGTTCCACCAGATCGGTGTGGAGGTGTTCAACCTCGATGGCCCGGACATCGATGCCGAGTTGATCATGCTGACCTGGCGCCTGTGGGGCTTGCTGGGTATTCAGGATGCGGTCAAGCTCGAACTCAACAGCCTTGGCACCAGCCAAGCGCGCGCCCGCTACCGCGACGCGTTGGTAGAGTTCCTGTCCGCGCGCCTGGAGCAACTGGACGAAGACAGCCAGCGCCGCCTCAAGAGCAATCCGCTGCGCATCCTCGACAGCAAGGACACCAATACCCAGGCGGTGCTGGTCGATGCGCCGAAGCTCGAAGATTACCTGGACGAAGAATCCCGTGCGCACTTCGTAGGCCTGAAGGCCCGCCTGGACGCTGCCGGCATTCCATTCGTGCTCAACACCAAGCTGGTGCGGGGGCTGGATTACTACAGCAAGACCGTCTTCGAATGGGTCACTGACAAGCTTGGCGCCCAGGGCACCGTATGTGCCGGCGGCCGCTACGATGGGCTGGTGGAGCAAATGGGCGGCAAGCCTACCCCTGGCGTTGGCTTTGCCATGGGTATCGAGCGTCTGATTCTGCTGCTCGAAACCCTGGGCAAGGTACCGGACTCCATCAGCCGTCAGGTCGATGTCTACCTCTGCGCGTTTGGCGAGCAGGCCGAGTTGGCGGGCCTGCGACTGTCCGAAGCGGTGCGTGACCGTCTGCCCGGCCTGCGTCTGGCCGTGAATGCGGGCGGGGGCAGTTTCAAGAGCCAGTTCAAGAAAGCCGACAAGAGCGGCGCGCTGTTCGCCTTGATTCTTGGCGATGACGAGTTGGCCAAACAGGAAGTCGGCTTCAAACCCCTGCGTGGTCAGGGCGAACAACAGAACATTGCCTGGGATGCCCTTGCAGGGCACCTGGAAACCGCGATCGCACACGCGTAA